In one Halosimplex halophilum genomic region, the following are encoded:
- a CDS encoding glycoside hydrolase family 3 N-terminal domain-containing protein, with amino-acid sequence MTADSDAAYRDPTVPTSRRIEDLLSRMTVEEKAAQLGSVSPSSGVADNAGEDDEGHELVEDGQLNREVVDELIGDGVGHLTRVGGEGSLPPEQAAAVTNEIQEYLVEETRLGIPAIPHEECLSGYMGPEGTTFPQGIGMASTWDPELMQAVTDTIGDQLEAIGTAHALSPVLDVARDLRWGRVEETFGEDPYLIAEMATAYVRGLQGDSPADGISATLKHFVGHGVGAGGKNRSSVDVSERTLREVHMFPFEAAVQEADAEAVMNAYHDIDGVPCAKDEWLLTDVLRGEWGFDGHVVSDYFSVDFLKEEHGVAATQQEAAVSAVEAGIDVELPNTDCYEYLAEAVRDGDLAEETLDESVRRVLHAKFEKGLFEDPTVDVDAATDPYEDEAAAGLAREAARDSLVVLKNDDDLLPLDDADSVAVVGPKADDKKGMLGDYAYAAHYPEEEYEFEADTPLAAIENRVDADVTYAQGCTATGTATDKIGRAVEAAEGADVALAFVGARSAVDFSDVDAEKSEQPMVPTSGEGCDVTDLGLPGVQEQLVAQVEETDTPVVVVLVSGKPHAIPEIDAGADAVVQAWLPGEEAGNAVVDVVFEGHDSGGHLPVSMPKSVGQLPVHYSRKPNTYSETYVYDDAQPVYPFGHGLSYAEFEYSELDLSDVDVDPSGTFTASVTVENTADRAGSDVVQLYVSAENPDLARPVQELVGFERVELDAGESTRVSFELGASQLAYHDRNANLAVEAGDYELRVGHSAEEIAETARLSVTDTKQVPRTGRRYFTETSLDRA; translated from the coding sequence ATGACAGCCGACTCCGACGCAGCCTACCGTGACCCGACGGTACCGACATCGCGGCGTATCGAGGATCTGCTCTCACGAATGACGGTCGAGGAGAAGGCCGCCCAGCTCGGGTCCGTCAGCCCGAGCAGCGGCGTCGCCGACAACGCCGGCGAGGACGACGAGGGGCACGAACTCGTCGAGGACGGTCAGCTCAACCGCGAAGTCGTCGACGAACTGATCGGCGACGGGGTCGGCCACCTCACCCGGGTCGGCGGCGAGGGGAGCCTCCCCCCGGAACAGGCCGCCGCCGTCACCAACGAGATCCAGGAGTACCTCGTCGAGGAGACGCGGCTCGGCATCCCCGCGATCCCCCACGAGGAGTGTCTCAGCGGCTACATGGGCCCCGAGGGCACCACCTTCCCGCAGGGGATCGGCATGGCCAGCACCTGGGACCCCGAGCTCATGCAGGCGGTCACCGACACCATCGGCGACCAGCTGGAAGCCATCGGCACCGCCCACGCGCTCTCGCCGGTGCTGGACGTGGCCCGCGACCTCCGCTGGGGCCGCGTCGAGGAGACATTCGGCGAGGACCCGTATCTCATCGCCGAGATGGCGACCGCCTACGTCCGGGGGCTGCAGGGCGACTCCCCGGCCGACGGCATCTCCGCCACCCTCAAGCACTTCGTCGGTCACGGCGTCGGCGCGGGCGGGAAGAACCGCTCGTCGGTCGACGTGAGCGAGCGCACCCTCCGGGAGGTCCACATGTTCCCGTTCGAGGCGGCCGTCCAGGAGGCCGACGCCGAGGCCGTGATGAACGCCTACCACGACATCGACGGCGTCCCCTGCGCGAAAGACGAGTGGCTGCTGACCGACGTGCTGCGCGGCGAGTGGGGCTTCGACGGCCACGTCGTCTCCGACTACTTCAGCGTCGACTTCCTCAAGGAGGAACACGGCGTCGCCGCCACCCAGCAGGAGGCCGCCGTCTCGGCCGTCGAGGCCGGCATCGACGTGGAGCTGCCCAACACGGACTGCTACGAGTACCTCGCCGAGGCCGTCCGCGACGGCGACCTCGCAGAGGAGACGCTCGACGAGTCGGTCCGCCGCGTGCTGCACGCGAAGTTCGAGAAGGGCCTGTTCGAGGACCCGACCGTCGACGTCGACGCCGCGACCGACCCCTACGAGGACGAGGCCGCGGCCGGGCTGGCCCGCGAGGCCGCCCGCGACTCGCTGGTCGTCCTGAAGAACGACGATGACCTGCTGCCGCTGGACGACGCCGACTCCGTCGCCGTGGTCGGCCCGAAGGCCGACGACAAGAAGGGGATGCTCGGCGACTACGCCTACGCCGCCCACTACCCCGAGGAGGAGTACGAGTTCGAGGCCGACACCCCCCTGGCGGCCATCGAGAACCGCGTCGACGCCGACGTGACCTACGCCCAGGGCTGTACGGCGACCGGCACCGCCACGGACAAGATCGGCCGCGCCGTCGAGGCAGCCGAGGGCGCCGACGTGGCGCTGGCGTTCGTCGGCGCCCGCTCGGCCGTCGACTTCTCCGACGTGGACGCCGAGAAGTCCGAACAGCCCATGGTGCCGACCAGCGGCGAGGGCTGTGACGTGACCGACCTCGGGCTGCCCGGCGTCCAGGAGCAGCTCGTCGCGCAGGTCGAGGAGACTGACACACCCGTCGTCGTCGTGCTCGTCAGCGGGAAGCCCCACGCGATCCCGGAGATCGACGCGGGCGCCGACGCCGTCGTCCAGGCGTGGCTCCCCGGCGAGGAGGCCGGCAACGCCGTCGTCGACGTGGTCTTCGAGGGCCACGACTCCGGCGGCCACCTGCCGGTGTCGATGCCCAAGTCGGTCGGGCAGCTCCCGGTCCACTACAGCCGCAAGCCCAACACCTACAGCGAGACGTACGTCTACGACGACGCCCAGCCGGTCTACCCGTTCGGCCACGGGCTGAGCTACGCCGAGTTCGAGTACTCCGAGCTGGACCTGTCGGACGTGGACGTCGACCCCTCCGGCACCTTCACCGCGAGCGTCACCGTCGAGAACACGGCCGACCGCGCCGGCAGCGACGTGGTCCAGCTGTACGTCTCCGCGGAGAACCCCGACCTGGCACGGCCGGTCCAGGAACTGGTCGGCTTCGAGCGCGTCGAGCTCGACGCCGGCGAGTCGACCCGGGTGAGCTTCGAGCTGGGCGCGAGCCAGCTGGCCTACCACGACCGCAACGCGAACCTCGCGGTCGAGGCCGGCGACTACGAGCTGCGGGTCGGCCACTCCGCCGAGGAGATCGCCGAGACCGCCCGCCTGTCCGTGACCGACACGAAGCAGGTCCCGCGGACGGGCCGCCGCTACTTCACCGAGACGAGCCTCGACCGGGCCTGA
- a CDS encoding ABC transporter substrate-binding protein — MRKPDSIRDKELSRRRYAQILAGMGAAGVAGCGSDGGSTATPGSEDTPTPTPSGDGGDDGDGGDGETDSATATAEEPVTRQVNYAVANSPDVFNWNPWTPQDNTIGDLWMSDLHGLRNVHTTNLSYSGTTVPTPHKPDHEEIEIMTWISGYEVEPPYDWYDHHDDRSAYWNGDPHDAEARETHNHVHWFQDGNKFTEGTTFNERAESQWTHHMWQAKGSVPEQDPNPTARVVLRSQAGPVDGNPPIHPDFTEPYLERYQDAGNSDEVSSITDELVSDRISLDRMAMEGGTDEMLAGTGPYRLESMDDVGSERMILHLNPDHPNAENTNVERLALYWAEGDRRQTLVNEGVLDVDSGAVTDSGATTRESLPDHVQEFTRWLRATGGDVWQLNWQNPHLQNLWVRRALIEAIDWNAVSANGWGEDASQVTQHDTFLLDAQSENTFSEDFLDQLHHYSRSSNKENANEYMRRAGYSKQGGQWVDPNGNPAEIDLSSRSGSPANVQGAQTIRANLANWGFGVNFTTQGWNTWSNTIDPNNGLNYDSTMFWHGDPYVFQYYHDRGAWWDLGLVAGSPTGNPFDADPEDEVDTQGKPIVQQVPDEPGAFEAPDEAGKSPDLDNATEVNLVETVNAIREPGNSEEAQQELYRTCAKYYNFYVPHFVFHQYLMGSYGDVRDFDWPDPSARAFDYERSFGIEDVLVLGGITQASTDTEFEPPE, encoded by the coding sequence ATGCGGAAGCCTGACAGCATCCGTGACAAGGAGTTATCGCGACGCCGGTACGCGCAGATACTGGCTGGAATGGGAGCCGCGGGCGTGGCCGGCTGTGGGAGCGACGGTGGGTCCACCGCCACACCCGGGTCGGAGGACACCCCCACGCCGACGCCCAGCGGGGACGGCGGGGACGACGGCGACGGTGGCGACGGTGAGACCGACAGCGCGACCGCGACCGCCGAGGAGCCGGTGACGCGGCAGGTCAACTACGCGGTGGCGAACTCGCCGGACGTGTTCAACTGGAACCCGTGGACGCCTCAGGACAACACCATCGGCGACCTGTGGATGTCGGACCTCCACGGGCTGCGGAACGTCCACACGACGAACCTGTCGTACTCGGGGACGACGGTGCCGACCCCGCACAAGCCCGACCACGAGGAGATCGAGATCATGACGTGGATCTCGGGCTACGAGGTCGAGCCCCCCTACGACTGGTACGACCACCACGACGACCGGTCGGCCTACTGGAACGGCGACCCCCACGACGCCGAAGCGCGCGAGACGCACAACCACGTCCACTGGTTCCAGGACGGCAACAAGTTCACCGAGGGCACGACCTTCAACGAGCGCGCCGAATCCCAGTGGACTCACCACATGTGGCAGGCCAAGGGTTCGGTCCCCGAGCAGGACCCCAACCCGACGGCGCGGGTCGTGCTCCGCTCGCAGGCCGGTCCGGTCGACGGCAACCCGCCGATCCACCCCGACTTCACGGAGCCGTACCTCGAACGCTACCAGGACGCGGGCAACTCCGACGAGGTCAGCTCGATCACCGACGAGCTCGTCAGCGACCGGATCAGCCTCGACCGGATGGCCATGGAGGGCGGCACCGACGAGATGCTCGCCGGCACGGGTCCCTACCGGCTGGAGTCGATGGACGACGTGGGCTCCGAGCGGATGATCCTGCACCTCAACCCCGACCACCCCAACGCGGAGAACACCAACGTCGAGCGGCTCGCGCTCTACTGGGCCGAGGGCGACCGGCGCCAGACGCTCGTCAACGAGGGCGTGCTCGACGTCGACTCCGGCGCCGTCACCGACAGCGGGGCGACCACCCGCGAGTCGCTGCCGGACCACGTCCAGGAGTTCACCCGCTGGCTGCGCGCCACGGGCGGCGACGTCTGGCAGCTCAACTGGCAGAACCCGCACCTCCAGAACCTCTGGGTGCGCCGCGCGCTCATCGAGGCCATCGACTGGAACGCCGTCTCCGCCAACGGCTGGGGCGAGGACGCCTCCCAGGTCACCCAGCACGACACGTTCCTGCTGGACGCCCAGTCCGAGAACACGTTCTCGGAGGACTTCCTCGACCAGCTGCACCACTACTCGCGCTCCTCGAACAAGGAGAACGCCAACGAGTACATGCGGCGGGCGGGCTACAGCAAGCAGGGCGGCCAGTGGGTCGACCCCAACGGCAACCCCGCCGAGATCGACCTCTCGTCGCGGTCGGGCAGCCCCGCAAACGTGCAGGGCGCCCAGACCATCCGCGCCAACCTCGCCAACTGGGGCTTCGGCGTGAACTTCACCACGCAGGGCTGGAACACGTGGTCGAACACCATCGACCCGAACAACGGCCTCAACTACGACTCGACGATGTTCTGGCACGGCGACCCGTACGTCTTCCAGTACTACCACGACCGCGGCGCGTGGTGGGACCTGGGCCTGGTCGCCGGCAGCCCGACCGGCAACCCCTTCGACGCCGACCCCGAGGACGAGGTCGACACGCAGGGCAAGCCGATCGTCCAGCAGGTGCCCGACGAGCCGGGCGCCTTCGAGGCCCCCGACGAGGCCGGCAAGTCGCCGGACCTCGACAACGCCACGGAGGTCAACCTCGTCGAGACGGTCAACGCGATCCGCGAGCCGGGTAACTCCGAGGAAGCCCAGCAGGAGCTGTACCGCACCTGCGCGAAGTACTACAACTTCTACGTCCCGCACTTCGTCTTCCACCAGTACCTGATGGGCTCGTACGGCGACGTGCGCGACTTCGACTGGCCGGACCCGTCCGCCCGCGCCTTCGACTACGAGCGCTCGTTCGGTATCGAGGACGTGCTCGTGCTCGGCGGCATCACCCAGGCCAGCACCGACACGGAGTTCGAGCCGCCGGAATAA
- a CDS encoding ABC transporter substrate-binding protein has protein sequence MEPGSEGRAGGGLTRRAYLAALGAGAAGSLAGCTEPNEIVDSPRVFGFQFPYVPENVHVGPWSSSDPAAFYSVLFEAESYTTPGGDRRLGDVVESVDIDGDTATVTYADGYTWWSGDPVTARDAWVEERIASFVGGDDGYGVDLRDERTLRYRFERPLDRPLALAAAAGGAVRTRADRYEPWLDRLREAGTDERRSEVVAELRTDSPGLETLADEGLGCGPYELVEVSINRLMLERYDDHPRADEVAVPRLWFPVVQSMSVENLIDKGWLDGGNGLLADQRGSPPGNLEQLATYPTDSGTKLVLDWRDPHLGRRPVRRALLSVVPVDQIVDVADWGEPIELQTGLSAPAARRWLPDEVRERLHRYPVEADEATAAEYMRAGGYSRDDNGDWRGPDGERPAIRIATPVWSDYVSATEVVASSLSRFGFDVETDRLTNSNVYSAVSNHTHDVVVWSFDGDPYSVYDVTGDGATAIGYGVDDPGAEAGSRGKPVAASVPRTPGAVDAPDGERRTVDLLDTWRTIEAPNDRETTVDAIATFATWWNDALPDIYLGNSVDGLWGNTRDFEWPAHDDDREYGTAGPGDQPVFHMLKHGAIRPATDG, from the coding sequence ATGGAACCTGGTTCCGAAGGGCGGGCGGGCGGCGGGTTGACCCGGCGGGCGTACCTCGCCGCGCTCGGCGCCGGGGCGGCCGGGTCGCTGGCCGGCTGCACCGAGCCGAACGAGATCGTCGACTCGCCGCGGGTGTTCGGCTTCCAGTTCCCCTACGTCCCCGAGAACGTCCACGTCGGCCCGTGGTCCAGCTCGGACCCCGCGGCGTTCTACTCGGTCCTCTTCGAGGCGGAGTCGTACACCACGCCCGGCGGCGACCGCCGGCTCGGCGACGTGGTTGAGTCGGTCGATATCGACGGCGACACCGCGACCGTCACCTACGCCGACGGCTACACCTGGTGGTCGGGCGACCCCGTCACCGCCCGCGACGCGTGGGTCGAGGAGCGCATCGCGTCGTTCGTCGGCGGCGACGACGGCTACGGCGTCGACCTCCGCGACGAGCGGACCCTCCGCTACCGCTTCGAGCGGCCCCTGGACCGGCCGCTCGCGCTCGCGGCGGCGGCGGGCGGCGCCGTCCGGACCCGGGCCGACCGCTACGAGCCGTGGCTCGACCGGCTCCGCGAGGCCGGGACCGACGAGCGCCGCTCGGAGGTCGTCGCCGAGCTCCGGACGGACAGCCCCGGACTGGAGACGCTCGCCGACGAGGGGCTGGGCTGTGGCCCCTACGAGCTCGTCGAGGTGTCGATCAACCGGCTGATGCTGGAGCGCTACGACGACCACCCCCGCGCCGACGAGGTCGCGGTCCCGCGCCTGTGGTTCCCCGTCGTCCAGTCGATGTCCGTCGAGAACCTCATCGACAAGGGGTGGCTCGACGGCGGCAACGGGCTGCTCGCCGACCAGCGCGGCTCCCCGCCGGGGAACCTCGAACAGCTCGCGACCTACCCGACCGACTCCGGCACCAAGCTCGTGCTCGACTGGCGGGACCCGCACCTGGGACGCCGGCCCGTCCGGCGGGCACTCCTCTCGGTCGTCCCCGTCGACCAGATCGTCGACGTGGCCGACTGGGGCGAGCCGATCGAACTGCAGACGGGCCTCTCGGCGCCCGCCGCCCGCCGGTGGCTCCCCGACGAGGTCCGCGAGCGGCTCCACCGCTACCCCGTCGAGGCCGACGAGGCGACCGCCGCCGAGTACATGCGCGCGGGCGGCTACAGCCGCGACGACAACGGCGACTGGCGCGGCCCGGACGGCGAGCGCCCCGCGATCCGGATCGCGACGCCCGTGTGGTCCGACTACGTGTCGGCGACCGAGGTCGTCGCGTCGAGCCTCTCGCGGTTCGGCTTCGACGTCGAGACCGACCGGCTCACCAACAGCAACGTCTACAGCGCCGTCTCGAACCACACCCACGACGTCGTCGTCTGGAGCTTCGACGGCGACCCCTACAGCGTCTACGACGTGACCGGCGACGGCGCGACCGCGATCGGCTACGGCGTCGACGACCCCGGCGCCGAGGCGGGCAGCCGCGGCAAACCCGTCGCGGCGTCCGTCCCGCGGACGCCCGGCGCCGTCGACGCCCCCGACGGCGAGCGCCGGACGGTCGACCTCCTCGACACCTGGCGGACGATCGAGGCCCCGAACGACCGCGAGACGACCGTCGACGCGATCGCGACGTTCGCGACCTGGTGGAACGACGCCCTCCCGGACATCTACCTGGGCAACAGCGTCGACGGTCTCTGGGGCAACACCCGCGACTTCGAGTGGCCCGCCCACGACGACGACCGCGAGTACGGGACCGCCGGCCCCGGCGACCAGCCGGTATTCCACATGCTGAAACACGGTGCGATCCGCCCGGCGACCGACGGCTGA